Proteins found in one Chitinophagales bacterium genomic segment:
- a CDS encoding DUF3467 domain-containing protein has product MEQQPPVENQINIELSEEVAEGVYSNLAIISHSNSEFVVDFIRLVPNMPKAKVKSRIILSPQHAKRLIRALRDNIDKYEAQFGSIQEDDMPPPFPMGFGPVAQA; this is encoded by the coding sequence ATGGAACAGCAACCTCCCGTTGAAAACCAAATAAATATTGAACTCTCTGAAGAAGTAGCAGAAGGCGTATATTCTAATCTCGCAATTATTTCGCACTCAAACAGCGAGTTTGTGGTAGATTTTATTCGTTTAGTACCCAATATGCCTAAGGCAAAAGTAAAGTCGCGTATTATACTTTCTCCCCAGCACGCAAAACGTCTTATTCGTGCATTGCGCGATAACATAGATAAGTACGAAGCCCAATTTGGTTCTATTCAAGAAGATGATATGCCGCCTCCATTCCCTATGGGATTTGGCCCTGTGGCACAGGCCTAA